One Deltaproteobacteria bacterium genomic region harbors:
- a CDS encoding glutathione S-transferase, producing the protein MSEIIFHHYWTSPFSEKVRNVFGMKGIAWRSVEQPTILPKPHLIPLTGGYRKIPVLQIGADVYCDSQLILREIERRFPGPKSEANGLSAPLGFWADRAFFAAGIPLIFSALEDSVGEDFKKDREALSGAPFDTERMARAVPIMREQFRAHTGFIEEQLAKNGDFLTGTPSVLDAQAHMNIWFLTSFVPQVAEPLLREFARVRAWAARMKALGYGRPEPMAPEAAIAVALAATPATREQVDPNEPNNLVPGQRVSVVPDDYGKDPVSGVLVASSAHEIAIRREHPDVAEVVVHFPRAGFWVVPA; encoded by the coding sequence ATGTCGGAGATCATCTTCCACCACTACTGGACGTCGCCGTTCAGCGAGAAGGTGCGCAACGTCTTCGGCATGAAGGGCATCGCGTGGCGCTCCGTCGAGCAGCCGACCATCCTGCCCAAGCCGCACCTGATCCCGCTGACCGGCGGCTACCGCAAGATCCCCGTGCTGCAGATCGGCGCCGACGTGTACTGCGACAGCCAGCTCATTCTTCGCGAGATCGAGCGGCGCTTCCCCGGCCCGAAATCCGAAGCGAACGGCCTCTCGGCGCCGCTCGGCTTCTGGGCCGATCGCGCCTTCTTTGCGGCGGGAATCCCGCTGATCTTCTCGGCGCTGGAGGACTCGGTCGGCGAGGACTTCAAGAAGGACCGCGAGGCTCTGTCGGGCGCGCCGTTCGACACCGAGCGCATGGCGCGCGCCGTTCCGATCATGCGCGAGCAGTTCCGCGCCCACACCGGCTTCATCGAGGAGCAGCTCGCGAAAAACGGCGACTTCCTCACCGGAACGCCGAGCGTGCTCGACGCGCAGGCCCACATGAACATCTGGTTCCTCACGAGCTTCGTACCGCAGGTGGCGGAGCCGCTGCTCCGCGAGTTCGCACGCGTGCGCGCTTGGGCCGCGCGGATGAAGGCGCTCGGCTACGGCCGGCCCGAGCCGATGGCGCCGGAAGCCGCGATCGCGGTGGCCCTGGCCGCGACGCCGGCGACGCGCGAGCAGGTCGATCCGAACGAGCCCAACAACCTCGTGCCCGGGCAGAGAGTCAGCGTCGTTCCGGACGACTACGGCAAGGACCCGGTCTCGGGCGTGCTGGTCGCGTCCTCGGCTCACGAGATCGCGATCCGCCGCGAGCATCCCGACGTCGCCGAGGTCGTGGTGCACTTCCCGCGCGCCGGGTTCTGGGTCGTTCCCGCGTGA
- a CDS encoding amidohydrolase family protein → MVERARGAEPARVPRGRGGARRRPARGGVDGDRRAEHGDPGRGAGEDRRAADDPGREQRRAAAGAWTRGPGDHDRRGSRRRHLAQLRAAGVSGGGGLVGRGGARRRGARARRATRSRRDLVARRVLRAERRARSGRDDRDDELCGVPAAGARGEHLADARRAGAELRDGERDPADAGGAVRAFGRIDLRGVGSRAVAGAGRARHRQEHGRVHRRGDRRDDRAGEGRVTVSLWAASALLPEGERARVRVRCEAGRIASIETGVDPRAGDVRHENATLAPGLVDLQVNGGDGASYDDADAATRARATAYHLRSGTTGLLATLVTAPLAHLERALARLRADVAADGPVLGIHLEGPFLAEPKRGAHAGADLCDPTPDRVERVIAAARPALRMVTLAPERAGALEAISKFAASGAVVAAGHSLATLAQLREAIPRGLSFVTHVGNASDWPSRPFDAQAGFRRSEPNVVGAFLVERRLRGSVILDGHHLHPELARALVELRGPEAVALVSDSTPAAGLPPGRYRMGGLDAEIRAEGYATTGESLAGSVVTLLDCVRAAVRLAGIPLATALRMASATPAAVLGLSDKKGSLLAGADADLLVLGPALELEAIYRMGVQVRAAAGRSGR, encoded by the coding sequence GTGGTCGAACGTGCGCGAGGTGCTGAACCTGCGCGAGTACCGCGTGGCCGTGGGGGAGCGCGACGGCGTCCGGCTCGCGGCGGCGTCGACGGGGATCGGCGCGCCGAGCACGGCGATCCTGGTCGAGGAGCTGGCGAAGATCGGCGTGCGGCGGATGATCCGGGTCGGGAACAGCGGCGGGCTGCAGCCGGAGCTTGGACTCGGGGACCTGGTGATCACGACCGGCGCGGTTCGCGACGACGGCACCTCGCGCAGCTACGTGCAGCCGGAGTATCCGGCGGTGGCGGACTGGTCGGTCGTGGCGGCGCTCGTCGCCGCGGCGCGCGCGCGCGGCGTGCGACACGCAGTCGGCGTGACCTGGTCGCTCGACGCGTTCTACGCGCGGAACGGCGTGCTCGAAGCGGACGGGACGATCGGGACGATGAGCTTTGCGGGGTACCGGCCGCCGGGGCTCGCGGAGAGCATCTCGCAGATGCGCGCCGCGCGGGTGCAGAACTGCGAGATGGAGAGCGGGATCCTGCTGACGCTGGCGGGGCTGTTCGGGCTTTCGGCCGGATCGATCTGCGTGGTGTCGGATCGCGCGCCGTGGCCGGGGCCGGCCGAGCTCGACATCGACAAGAACATGGACGCGTGCATCGGCGTGGCGACCGACGCGATGATCGCGCTGGCGAAGGGCGCGTGACGGTCTCGCTCTGGGCCGCCTCCGCGCTGCTGCCGGAGGGCGAGCGGGCGCGCGTGCGCGTGCGCTGCGAGGCGGGCCGGATCGCGTCGATCGAGACCGGCGTCGATCCGCGCGCCGGCGACGTGCGACACGAGAATGCGACGCTCGCGCCGGGCCTCGTCGACCTGCAGGTGAACGGCGGCGACGGCGCGAGCTACGACGACGCCGACGCCGCGACCCGCGCGCGCGCGACCGCCTACCACCTGCGCTCCGGCACGACCGGCCTGCTCGCGACGCTGGTGACCGCTCCGCTCGCGCACCTGGAGCGAGCGCTCGCGCGGCTGCGCGCAGACGTAGCGGCGGACGGGCCGGTGCTCGGCATCCACCTCGAGGGCCCGTTCCTGGCCGAGCCCAAGCGCGGTGCGCACGCGGGCGCCGACCTCTGCGATCCGACACCGGATCGTGTCGAGCGGGTGATCGCCGCGGCCCGGCCCGCGCTGCGCATGGTCACGCTCGCGCCGGAGCGCGCGGGCGCGCTCGAGGCGATCTCGAAATTCGCCGCGAGCGGCGCGGTGGTCGCGGCCGGCCACTCGCTGGCCACGCTCGCGCAGCTTCGCGAGGCGATCCCGCGCGGCCTCTCCTTCGTCACCCACGTCGGAAACGCGAGCGACTGGCCGAGCCGGCCCTTCGACGCGCAGGCGGGTTTCAGGCGCAGCGAGCCGAACGTCGTCGGCGCGTTCCTGGTCGAGCGCCGGCTTCGCGGCAGCGTGATCCTCGACGGCCACCACCTGCACCCGGAGCTCGCGCGCGCGCTGGTCGAGCTTCGCGGGCCGGAAGCCGTGGCGCTGGTCTCGGACTCGACTCCCGCCGCGGGGCTTCCCCCGGGCCGGTACCGGATGGGCGGGCTCGACGCCGAGATTCGCGCCGAGGGCTACGCGACGACCGGTGAATCGCTGGCCGGAAGCGTCGTCACGCTGCTCGACTGCGTTCGCGCGGCGGTCCGGCTGGCGGGTATTCCGCTCGCGACCGCGCTGCGAATGGCCAGCGCCACCCCAGCCGCGGTGCTGGGGCTCTCGGACAAGAAGGGCAGCCTTCTCGCGGGCGCGGACGCGGACCTGCTGGTTCTCGGACCCGCTCTCGAGCTCGAAGCGATCTACCGAATGGGCGTTCAAGTGCGCGCGGCTGCAGGCCGATCGGGTCGGTGA
- a CDS encoding glutathione S-transferase family protein yields the protein MASEAPTEDSLALFLYDHPFSPYAQKCKIALHEKGVPFEAGMPNAIGSGQADDAFLAANPRAEVPALVVDGGFTLFDSTIICEFIEERWPDPALLPSDPFARARARTLEDVMDTQYEAITWAMGEVGVFRRAEGRKAEELQARAREQLDGMHTWLERQLGDRPWFGGDAFGWGDLAVIPFVNGASSFHGPAKGSKLEAWHARANERPSVQRCVEDIRNVKIPMTDVAALVKQGLFKREYRDHRLEWMMRSGGAEIVLDGMKNRSIRFSFEFK from the coding sequence ATGGCGAGTGAAGCACCGACGGAGGACTCCTTGGCCCTGTTTCTCTACGACCATCCGTTCAGCCCGTACGCGCAGAAGTGCAAGATCGCGCTGCACGAGAAGGGAGTGCCGTTCGAGGCGGGCATGCCGAACGCGATCGGCAGTGGACAGGCGGACGACGCGTTTCTCGCGGCGAATCCGCGCGCGGAAGTGCCCGCGCTGGTGGTGGACGGCGGCTTCACGCTCTTCGACTCCACGATCATCTGCGAGTTCATCGAGGAGCGCTGGCCGGATCCGGCGCTCCTGCCGAGCGATCCCTTCGCGCGCGCACGGGCGCGCACGCTCGAAGACGTGATGGACACGCAGTACGAGGCGATCACCTGGGCGATGGGCGAGGTCGGCGTGTTCCGGCGCGCTGAGGGCCGCAAGGCCGAAGAGCTGCAGGCGCGCGCGAGAGAGCAGCTCGACGGAATGCACACCTGGCTCGAGCGCCAGCTCGGCGACCGTCCCTGGTTTGGCGGCGACGCCTTCGGCTGGGGCGACCTCGCCGTCATCCCGTTCGTGAACGGCGCTAGCTCCTTCCACGGCCCGGCGAAGGGCTCGAAGCTCGAAGCGTGGCACGCGCGCGCGAACGAGCGGCCGAGCGTGCAGAGATGTGTCGAGGACATCCGCAACGTGAAGATCCCGATGACCGACGTGGCGGCGCTGGTGAAGCAGGGCCTGTTCAAACGCGAGTACCGCGACCACCGGCTGGAGTGGATGATGCGCTCCGGCGGCGCGGAGATCGTGCTCGACGGCATGAAGAACCGCTCGATCCGGTTCTCGTTCGAGTTCAAGTAG